One genomic region from uncultured Subdoligranulum sp. encodes:
- a CDS encoding extracellular solute-binding protein, with amino-acid sequence MKKQLSLAMAAAMALSLAACGGSQSGSAAETTSTSGATSEEAASWGDVTLTMWGAEEEQTMLREMADAFIEENKDKGNITINIGACSESDTKDNILTDPTAAADVFAFADDQLNELVAAGALQEVSLNADDVKSRNLEGSVEAASLNGKLYAYPMTADNGYFLYYDSSVISPEDAQTVDGILAAAAAAGRTFDMTVNDGWYIYSFFAGAGLQATLADDGVNTVCNWNEAPGADVAQAIMDMASNSAFVCASDADIVSGIENGTVCAAVSGTWNANVAQEKWGENYAAAKLPTYTLNGEQVQMSSFAGYKLVGVNPHSANVGVAMMLADYITNEANQQKRFEVRNLGPSNINVNASEAVQAAPAIAALAAQSDYADLQRVGTNYWDPAASLGQILVSGDTQGKTTQQLVDDAVAGITAPVAQ; translated from the coding sequence ATGAAAAAGCAATTGAGCCTGGCTATGGCTGCTGCCATGGCGCTGTCGCTGGCCGCTTGCGGCGGAAGCCAGAGCGGATCGGCCGCTGAAACGACCTCCACCAGCGGCGCTACCTCTGAGGAGGCTGCCAGCTGGGGCGACGTGACGCTGACCATGTGGGGCGCCGAGGAAGAGCAGACCATGCTGCGCGAGATGGCCGATGCTTTTATTGAAGAAAATAAAGACAAGGGCAACATCACCATCAATATCGGTGCTTGCTCTGAGTCCGATACCAAGGACAATATTCTGACCGACCCCACCGCCGCTGCGGATGTTTTTGCCTTCGCCGATGACCAGCTCAACGAGCTGGTGGCCGCCGGCGCCCTGCAGGAAGTTTCCCTCAACGCCGACGATGTGAAGAGCCGCAATCTGGAAGGCTCTGTGGAGGCAGCCTCCCTCAACGGCAAGCTCTATGCCTACCCCATGACCGCCGACAACGGCTATTTCCTGTACTACGACAGCAGCGTCATCAGCCCGGAGGATGCACAGACGGTGGACGGCATCCTGGCTGCCGCAGCCGCCGCTGGCCGTACCTTTGATATGACCGTCAACGACGGCTGGTACATTTACAGCTTCTTTGCCGGTGCCGGCCTGCAGGCCACCCTGGCCGATGATGGTGTCAACACCGTCTGCAACTGGAACGAGGCCCCCGGCGCCGACGTGGCCCAGGCCATCATGGATATGGCCTCCAACAGCGCTTTTGTCTGTGCCTCCGATGCCGACATCGTTTCCGGCATTGAAAACGGCACGGTCTGCGCTGCCGTCAGCGGTACCTGGAACGCCAACGTGGCCCAGGAAAAGTGGGGCGAGAACTACGCCGCCGCCAAGCTGCCCACCTACACCCTCAACGGCGAGCAGGTCCAGATGAGTTCTTTCGCCGGCTACAAGCTGGTGGGTGTCAACCCCCACAGCGCCAACGTAGGCGTAGCCATGATGCTGGCGGACTACATCACCAATGAGGCCAACCAGCAGAAGCGCTTTGAAGTGCGCAACCTGGGCCCCTCCAACATCAATGTAAACGCTTCCGAGGCAGTCCAGGCCGCTCCCGCCATCGCCGCCCTGGCCGCTCAGAGTGATTATGCGGATCTGCAGCGTGTGGGCACCAACTATTGGGATCCCGCTGCCAGCCTGGGCCAGATCCTGGTCTCCGGCGACACGCAGGGCAAGACCACTCAGCAGCTGGTGGATGATGCCGTAGCCGGCATTACCGCTCCGGTGGCTCAGTAA